The Drosophila suzukii unplaced genomic scaffold, CBGP_Dsuzu_IsoJpt1.0 scf_5, whole genome shotgun sequence genome window below encodes:
- the LOC139354969 gene encoding uncharacterized protein, translated as MPQPPQMTPVPKARLTSFEKPFTSTGVDYFGPILVNVGRRKEKRWVALFTCLTLGAVHFEIAHSLDTSCCVMCFTSFLALRETPREIYSDNGTNFKATEKGLREELIKIDFDKIAI; from the coding sequence ATGCCACAGCCACCACAAATGACCCCGGTTCCAAAAGCTAGGTTGACCAGTTTCGAAAAACCATTCACGAGCACCGGCGTTGATTATTTTGGGCCTATCCTAGTCAACGTTGGAAGACGCAAAGAGAAGAGATGGGTTGCGCTGTTTACCTGCTTAACCCTGGGTGCAGTCCACTTCGAGATCGCTCACAGCCTCGATACAAGCTGCTGTGTGATGTGTTTCACGAGTTTCTTGGCACTACGTGAGACACCAAGAGAAATTTATTCCGATAATGGCACTAATTTCAAGGCCACGGAGAAAGGATTACGAGAGGAGCTGATCAAGATCGACTTCGATAAAATTGCAATCTAG